The genome window ACTTCATGTGAGAAAGCGACGGGAATACCTTTTGAATACAAACTGTGCTCAGGATTTCCGGACATTTTACCAAAGATGCCAAAAGCCGTATTGCGTTCAATATTGCCCAAAATTTTGCTTTCCTTGAGGAAATGAGCACGTTTTTCACCCGGATCACCGGTCTCACTTTTCGAAATGGACGTCACATTGGACTGAACAATCTGACCACTACCCACAACAATAGATGTTTGTGTATTCATATCTGTAATGACATGGCCCAGTGCGCCGTATACGCCCTGATCGGGAGCATAGAAGGTAAGTGTGCCAACGCCGGCTGCGGAATCACGAATGTATAAACCAAGCCTCCACGCTTGATCCTCGGAGTCATAAGCCGGAGTCAATCGAGTCTTGACCGTTTCATTACCACGTTTCAACACAACATCAATACCTTTTTTACTTTTCCCTGCAAGCTCAACGGCTTCAGAGACACCTGCCACGCCATCCAGACGTTTACCATCCATATGCGTGATCAGATCTCCGAGCTTAATGCCTGCGTTTTCTCCTGGCGATACACGCTCATCCTGCCCGGAATGGACTAGATGATGGCCAACCACCAGAATGCCTGCCGATTTCACTTTGACGCCAATCGTTTGACCCCCGGGTACAACACGCAAATCCGGTATCACATTCACATGCACTGTTTTGACCGGAATTTTCCCCCACAACTTCAACGTTAATTTGGCATGTCCCGTCTGTTGTGGGTTAAGATGCAAAGGTTGTTGACTCGTAACATGCATCGCGGCCTGATCATCCAAGCCAACAATATCCGGACGATCTACAACGGCGCTTGAAGCAGCAGGTACAGCTAGCCGGACATCTGCTTGCCTGCCAGCAAACACCTGCAATTCATCCGGCAGTGAAGCATAACTTTGCACAGGCTGAATGGCCTGGCTAATCACACAAAGAAAGAAGGCAAATAAAAGACCTAGCAATTTCTTCCTGAGGGGGGAATTCAATGGCTGTCACACTCCCTTTGCTTCTTTCGCTTGACGAAAGGTGGTCGCCAATTGCGTACCTTTAAGATAACCTTGCCCCCAGGCTTTTATTACTGTCAATCATTACGCCAGCCGTTCGTTTCACCCTTTTTTGGCTTCCGC of Paenibacillus sp. FSL R5-0517 contains these proteins:
- the spoIVB gene encoding SpoIVB peptidase; the protein is MNSPLRKKLLGLLFAFFLCVISQAIQPVQSYASLPDELQVFAGRQADVRLAVPAASSAVVDRPDIVGLDDQAAMHVTSQQPLHLNPQQTGHAKLTLKLWGKIPVKTVHVNVIPDLRVVPGGQTIGVKVKSAGILVVGHHLVHSGQDERVSPGENAGIKLGDLITHMDGKRLDGVAGVSEAVELAGKSKKGIDVVLKRGNETVKTRLTPAYDSEDQAWRLGLYIRDSAAGVGTLTFYAPDQGVYGALGHVITDMNTQTSIVVGSGQIVQSNVTSISKSETGDPGEKRAHFLKESKILGNIERNTAFGIFGKMSGNPEHSLYSKGIPVAFSHEVKEGPAEILTVVDGQQVERFSIDIVHVADQTEPATKGLVLRITDPKLLDKTGGIVQGMSGSPIVQNGKLIGAVTHVFVNDPKSGYGCFIEWMLQDAGVMMKKENTKNLKAG